Part of the Heterodontus francisci isolate sHetFra1 chromosome 7, sHetFra1.hap1, whole genome shotgun sequence genome is shown below.
cagaactgaacctgggtcgctggagctgtgaggctgcggtgctaaccactgcaccactgtgcctccccctgctaaataaatgcaaggtaTTATTGATCAAATGCAGTTGTCTGTTTTTAGAGCATGCTTGCTCTAATCTAGGTCCTTCCCAGTGTGCACATGACAAAGGCCAAATTTATAATTTTCTCAAAAAATGGAAGGCATGGTGGAATTTGGTGCCTAAAGAGATGCTGATTATTACTCGAAACCTTAAAGAACAGAACTTATTAGTCATTGCTAATCAGTGGTCCCAGTTCTCTGGTCTGAACTGTGCATTACAGAACCTGTGGATTTATGCTCCATTTTTCTATCAAGTAACCTCAATATTGTATTGTTCCTTACCAAATTCCATGGCGTTAAAAATAGTGGGTCTGCTGTTACTTCAAAGTCTCCCTGAGGGGATGCAGTGTCGTAGTGATAGTCACTGGACTGGTGACCCAGGGTATtcgtctggggacataggttcgaatcccaccatggcagaaggtgaaacttgaattcaattaataaaaataaaatctggaattaaaaagctagtctaatgatagccatgaaaccattgtcgattgttgtaaaaacccatctggttcacttatgtcctttagggggaaaaatctgtccttacctggtctggcctccatgtgactccagacctgcaatgtggttaactcttaaaatgccctctgaaatggcctagcaagccactcagttgtgcctaACCGCTAAAtgacaataaggaatgaaactggatggactgaggcacctgtcgaccctgcagagtcGTCCTCACTAacgtgggggcttgtgccaaagttgggagaaatgtcccacagactagtccagcaacaacctgacagtcatactcaccaaatcgtaCCTTAGAGAAAGTCCCAGAcacaaccatcaccatccctgaggtgGCTGCACCGTGGTGTacaattgggagggagttgccctgggcgtcttcaacatcgactccagaccccatgaagtctcatggcaacaggtcaaatGTGGGAAAGGAAACTTGCTGATTACCACTACTgccgcctgccccccccccccccaacccctccccttccctgcccctcagctgatgaatcagtactgctccatattgatcgccacttggaggaagcattgagggtggcaagggcagtgaatgtactctgggtgagggatttcaatgccatcaccgagtggcttggtagcaccactgctggccgagtcctaaaggacatagctgctagactgggtctgcggcagatggtgagggaatcaacatgacctcatcttcaccaagcCTGCTgccgatgcatctatccatgaccgtattggtaggagtgaccaccgcacagtccttgtggagacgaagtcctgtcttcacattgaggataccctccatcgtcttgtttggcactatcactgctaaatgggatagatttcgatcagatctagctattcaaaactgggcatccatcagcagcagaattgtactcggccACAatgtgtgacctcatggcccggcatattcccactctaccattaccagcaagccatgggatcaactctggttcgatgaaaagtgcaggaggacatgtcaagagcaggaccaggcatacctcaaaatgaggtgtcaacttggtgaagctgcaatctaggactacttgcatgccaaacagcgtaagcagcatgtgatagctaAGCGAGACCACAACCAGCGATTCAAatctaagctcagcagtcctgcatccagtcatgaatggtggtgggcaattgaacaactaactggaggaggtggctccacaaatgtccccaccctcaatgatggggagccctgcacatcagtgcaaaagataaggctgaagcatttgcaacaatcttcagccagaagtgctgagtggatgatctatctctacctgctcctgaagtccccaacttcacagatgccagtcttcagcaaattcgattcaccccgcgtgatatcaagaaatgactgaaggcactggatactgcaaaggctacgggccctgacaacattccggcaatagtactgacgacctgtgctccagaacttgctgtgcccccagtcgaactgttccagtacagctacaacactgacatttacctggcaatgtggaaaattggtcaggtatgtcctgtacacaaaacgcaggacaaatccaacctggccaattaccgccccatcagtctacactctatcatcagccaagtgatggattttgtcattgatagtgctatcaaacggcacttgcttagcaataacctgctcagtgacgctcagtttgggttctgccaggaccactcagctcctgccctcattacagctttgattcaaacatggacaaaagagctgaactcgaggtgagagtgactgcccttgacatcaagacagcatttgaccgagcatgacatcaaggagccttagcaaaacttgagtcaatgggaattgtggaaaactctccgctggttggaattgtaccgagcgcaaaggaagatagttgtgattgttggagatcaatcatctcagctccaggacatcattgcaggagttcctcaagatagtgttcgaggcccaaccatcaatgatcttccttcagccataaggtcagaagtaaggatgttcactgatgattgcacaatgctcagcaccattcgtgactcctcagatactgaagcagtccatgtagaaatgcagcaagacctggacaatatccatgcttggggtGTTAAGTCGCAAGTAacgttcgtgccacacaaatgccaggcaatgaccatctcaaacaagagagaatctagccatctcccaatGACAGTCAAcgacattacgattgctgaatcccccactatcaacattttgggggctaccattgactagaaactgaactggaccagctatataaaaactgtggctacaaaagcaggtcagaggctgggaatcgtgtggcgtgtaactcaccacctgactccacaatgcctgtccaccatctacaaggcacaagtcaggagtgtgatggaatactctccacttgcctggatgggtgcaacaccaacaacactcaagaagctcaacaccatccaagacaaagcagcccatttgataggcatcccatccacaaaccttcactccctccaccaccggcgattgtgttagcagtgtgtaccagctacaagatgcactgcagcaacacaccaaggctcaggcagcaccttccaaacctgtgacctctaccatctagaaggacaagggcagcagatgagtgGAAATACCACTACcgacaagctacacaccatcctaacttggaacgatatcgccgttccttcactgtcactgggtcaaaatcctggaactccctaatagcactgtgggtgtacctaccccacatggactgcagcagttcaggaaggcaactcaccacccacCTTCTcgtgaacaattagggatgggcaataaatgctggcctggccccacatcccatgaaacgaagaaaaaaaaacttgattCAGTTTGTTGAAGGTTTGCAATACACCAGAAATGCCACTATTTTATTGAAATGACCAAAATATTTTGCCCTCTGATCTAAATTAAATTCTGTAAAAGAAAAATTTGCGACAATTCTGACAACTTAGCCCTTCACAAGTCTCTTATTGAACTTGATATCTTACTAAAATCAAATTATCCTGTAACAAAAGGCAGCCAGACTTGCACTtagatgcctttcacaaccttatgaCACCTTAAAAatgttttccagccaatgaagaacCTTTTGAATTATAATGTAGGAAAAAtagataagtagtctcagttctgtACCAATCTGTTATCTGAATTGTTTGAGATAGTTGAAGATTGTTAGAGGTGGTGTGGGGAAGGTGACACAGTGTACTTCTCTGAGAAATAATTTTATACATTGTGTATATTTGGAAACCGTGAAATGCCTTTATGCATTAACTTGGGGAAAGAGGAGCTGGATGTTGTGAAATTGCAAATGCTGAATTACTAGCAGTTCAAATTATGTTCAAAATCTAAACCAGAATGTTTGGCCCAATTCTGACATCTGTCTAATTCTTTATTGCATTTCTGACAGCCTCCCAGGTGTTAAGCAGCCTCTTGGTAAATATGGTCCACAAAACGTAGCAGATACAACACCAACAAAAGCTGTGACAGACGATGACGATGATATTGATCTCTTTGGATCTGATGATGAGGAGGTGGGTTCTGTGCAATTAAGTTTGACCTGTGTCATGTGAGTGTATACCCACTAGCCTGAAAATCTGAGACAAATATCAAGTGAAGGATGCTTTTGCTGTACGTAGTAATATTTTAGAGAACGCATCTTCATTTTCTGGATTCCTGTGCTGTTACGTTAATACACTATTCCAGTCCAGAATTGATGGATTCACACCTGTTTTGAGTTTGAGGCTTAAGTTATGTATCTACAAAAATCTACAGTATGAAGTAGATGTTAAGTATCTTCAACTGTGCTAACTCCAAAAATGCGTAACACAATTTTAGACTTGGTCCTTGTAGGATCGCTTGGAAAATTTGAGCTGTTGAGTAAATGTAGATGACGTGAATTCTGATCTGGCTGATGATGACCAGTTGGAAGTTGCACTAGTTATTTTGCAGAAATTGGGATTGGTAGCAGCTTGAGAATATTGGGCGAAGAGACAAACCATCATCGGTAATCCTGCCAATTTAGTATCAGCTTGCGAATTCCCAGTGTGAGACTGGTTTTCATGATGATTCTAATTCACCATCTTTCGGCTGAATTCATGATTACACTATACATGATCTGAAGAAACCAGTCCAATCTTTTATTGTATGTTGAAGTTCCATTATGAGCACAATTGACTGTTTGCATCTATATCTTGCAGGAAAGTGCAGAGGCGAAGAAGCTCAGGGAAGAGCGTCTAGCTCAATATGAAGCTAAAAAATCCAAAAGTATGTACTGTCAATTTAGAATTTAGTATAAAATGGTCAAGAATGCTTAATTTTTATTAACTGTTATCAGCAGTCTCACTGGCTAGGTGTAGTTTGTGGTCTCCTATCATGGGGCTGTGGTGTTGAATGTATAGATTACCAGCATTATACAAATACTGTGGCAGGTATACAGGCATATGATCAACATAATGTGTTTTCTTATTTTTTCTAATATACAGTTTCACTTCTATAGGTATGAGTTGGCAACGGCCAAGACTTGTCTGAGCTAACACAAGTTTAAATAGCTGAAACAGCACAGCTTAGCAGAATGAACTAGTCCACTGGTCTGCAGGGTTATCTGGAGCAGAATGGGAAGAGTCTCAGATCCCTCTGATAGTCGGCCACTTCAGGTCCCATTCATTATCAGTGAGCAGTCCTGTGGACTACTGGCCAGTTTAGTTCAGGAATTGTTTACTGAGCATGCCACGGAGTGTTGATATTATTCCAGTCTTCCATCACCAGGTGCCATCAGATATGGTAATGTCCTACTGTGGTATCTTGTCACTTTGCCGCAATCAGAATTGTCCGAATGCTGAAGGAAAAGATCAACTTTTCTTTTGTTAGCTGTAGGCTCTTAATCCAATAAGTTGCAACTAACAGTTCAACATGTTGGTCATGGAAGATTTTAGTAAAGCTTAATAGGGAGCGTGTAAAATATCCTTGCATTCACATTCTTGGAATTTCCCCACTAGAATTTCAGTAAAGCATTATGGATGTGTGAAGTTTTACATTCTGTTTAAACTGAAAACATCCAACAAATAAGTAGGATATTGATTTAGTCCATGCAGATTTTTTGAGAGCACATAAGCTCAGCTGACGTGTTAATGGCAGAAGTGGGTTTTAACCTGATGGCCTAATTTTTATGATGCTGTTGCTGTATTGAAGATTCCCAGTAATTGCACTCTTAAGTGGATTTATACTGTTACAGCTGTAAAATGAAAATGGTTTTAATGATGATTACAATTCACCATCTTTCGACTGAATCAGTGATGTGAATTAATCTAATCTGACAAAACCAATAAATGGTTCTAATATGCTGGGACACAGCTTTTTTGTTACATGATTCAATGTTTGCAGATATTGGTAATGTTATGAAATTATCTTCCTATCTGGTGTGCGTTTTGAGTGGCTGTCATTTTGAATGCAATATGCTTGCCGGTACTTCTATTACCATTTGCCGAGACTATTAGTCAATTTGCATTGCTATTAAAGTAACGTTTTGAAAATGGCATTTTGCATTCTAAAATGTTAGATTTGAACTACAGAAGTAACTGCATGAAGTAGTTGAGGTGAGTAACATAGCTGTATTTTAAAAATAAACTAGGTTAGTacttgagggagaaaagaatagaaagatatgcAGCTGAGATTAGATGAAGTACAGAGGGAGGATGCTTGTGTGGACCTCATTTAATTTGTGAAATTTGCTTTTAGAGCCAGCGCTCATAGCTAAATCATCTATTTTGCTGGATGTGAAACCATGGGATGATGAAACTGACATGTCCAAATTGGAAGAATGCGTACGTTCAGTGATAATGGATGGCTTAGTTTGGGGTGCCTGTGAGTATAATTTGATTTGCATTTAACAGTAATACTGCAAAAGGAGGCAGTCTTTTTGGTTGTGATTGTATTATGTGAGTCCTGCACCAATGTTGACAGATTCACCTTGCTAAAGCCAGCTTTTGGGACAATCCATTTTTGGTGGGTGTTTTAGATTGCCAGTCTTGGTAAATCCAAGTATATTCGGCTTCCAGCTTGCTGTTTGACCTGCATTATGGATGTTGGACAGCACCAACACACCATAAGCTAGTCCACTTCTCATAGCAAAATGCAACTGTGTATAAATAATTACCATAATGGTTTAGAGCCTTCCATTTCCAGGTTGTCATGATTATGCTACATCTTAAAGTAGGGACATTGACCGTGCTTAGGTAATGTGTGATTCATTCCCAGTAATGTTGCATTGTCGACATTTCTCCAATCTTGGCTTGTGGGTGTGTATATATGGTGAAATATTACCCTTTGTATCCATTTTGCTGGATTTTCATAAGGATGATACTAGAATATCATTTAAGATCTGATTACTTTCAAATCAGGTCTCTGGGTTGGATTTTAATTGTCTGTATTACAGTGGGCTTGGGTCCATGTCTTGCATCCTGATTAATAGGTGGTGTAATATCCTGTAAGATTGATGCATGATCCAGGACAACTGAATTTTTCCAGCCTCGTGTACATTTTCTTGATGTTGGGACAAGCTTTACATAAGATGGAAATGTGGCTCTTTTAGTATTTCTGCTAAGGGCTGTAATTTGTTTAGATTCGTGAACTAGTTTCTGACTACTAGAAATAGTCGCATGTGGGAATATAGTTAATGAGAAGATATAATTCACCAAGGAAGGAAGGCAGGCATAGTTTGCTGCTAGCTTGTTTGAATTTTCTACATCATGCATTGCCACCTTGGGTTTTCATTGGAGGTGGAGCTTTTACTTCCAGATTACCAAGTAAACTGACAGGAAAGTGCTAATCTTAATGTAATTGTGGTACAGACTCCTTGAGAGTTGTCAGCTAAGTTAAATCTGATATTAGAGGGTGGTTGTTTTGAGTGTGTTCTCTTAAACTGGTCTATTGCGTTGCAGCCAAACTGGTTCCCGTGGGCTATGGCATCAGGAAGTTACAGATTCAATGCGTTGTTGAAGATGACAAGGTAAGGATGTGGTTTTGGTCACTGGTTAGCGAACAAATAACTAAAGACAATTCCATTGCTGAAAAGCTACTTGAAAGTGTGTATTAAAAATATTGTGGCATGCTTGCTTTTTTTGCTTTCCTACATTTAATGCTTAGTGAATTGTTGGCAAATGAGACACTTTGGAGTTCCAAACTGATTTTTCAGAAAAGATTGGGCAGCTGATCAAT
Proteins encoded:
- the eef1b2 gene encoding elongation factor 1-beta, with amino-acid sequence MGFGDLKSASGLKVLNDYLADRSYIEGYVPSQADIAVFEALDAPPSADFYHALRWYNHILSYESTKTCLPGVKQPLGKYGPQNVADTTPTKAVTDDDDDIDLFGSDDEEESAEAKKLREERLAQYEAKKSKKPALIAKSSILLDVKPWDDETDMSKLEECVRSVIMDGLVWGASKLVPVGYGIRKLQIQCVVEDDKVGTDLLEEAITAFEDYVQSVDVAAFNKV